Proteins encoded by one window of Pseudonocardia alni:
- a CDS encoding PHA/PHB synthase family protein: MTTQPVSQPESENGSAAASNQAAEVLRRQAAGLVRDLRELASPEGLAAKVDPVGFGGALGEAARSLVTRPGAVLRTGLGFGVDSAKAVSAAAARAVGRTTTGPASLPEKDKRYADPAWEGNAWYYLARQEHTLLADRLTELSQAARVSPTARRKLDWLVGQIVEALAPPNAVVTNPAWPKKIVETGGLNIVRGARNMLRDAVQNQGMPRQVTPGAFQVGKDLAVTPGHVVFRNRLIELIQYEPQTDKVHEIPLLMSPPWINKYYIMDLAPQKSLVEWAVQHGHTVFMISYRNPDSSLADVTMSDYLQEGPVTALEVVREITGRDTVNVAGLCLGGALSAAMTAWLEAKGDQHVNSLTLMNTLLDYSGPGQLGVFTDEKTVDRLERSMRKDGYLPATSMKTTFDLLRATDLVWNYVVNDWMLGEDPKPFDMLTWNSDSTRMPAAMQTEYLRTLYLENRFAEGKLELAGERLDVADIRPDSYIVTAESDHIAPWKSVYTGASKLGGTVRFVLSNSGHIAGVVNPPSPKSRHWFGESDDLPARAEDWRDDATERKASWWEDWTPWIAERAGKEVAAPKKIGSDAHPPLEPAPGRYVLRG; the protein is encoded by the coding sequence GTGACCACGCAGCCCGTATCCCAGCCCGAGTCCGAGAACGGCAGCGCCGCCGCGTCGAACCAGGCCGCGGAGGTGCTGCGACGGCAGGCGGCCGGTCTCGTGCGGGACCTGCGCGAGCTCGCCAGCCCCGAGGGGCTCGCCGCGAAGGTCGACCCGGTCGGCTTCGGCGGGGCGCTCGGCGAGGCCGCCCGCTCGCTGGTCACCCGGCCCGGCGCGGTGCTGCGCACCGGTCTGGGCTTCGGTGTCGACTCGGCCAAGGCCGTGTCCGCCGCGGCCGCGCGTGCCGTCGGCCGGACGACCACAGGTCCGGCGTCGCTGCCCGAGAAGGACAAGCGCTACGCCGACCCGGCCTGGGAGGGCAACGCCTGGTACTACCTGGCCCGCCAGGAGCACACCCTGCTGGCCGACCGGCTGACCGAGCTGTCGCAGGCCGCCCGCGTCTCGCCGACCGCGCGCCGCAAGCTGGACTGGCTGGTCGGCCAGATCGTCGAGGCGCTGGCCCCGCCGAACGCGGTCGTCACCAACCCGGCCTGGCCGAAGAAGATCGTCGAGACCGGCGGGCTGAACATCGTGCGGGGCGCGCGCAACATGCTGCGCGACGCCGTGCAGAACCAGGGTATGCCGCGCCAGGTCACCCCCGGCGCCTTCCAGGTGGGCAAGGACCTCGCGGTCACCCCGGGCCACGTGGTCTTCCGCAACCGGCTGATCGAGCTCATCCAGTACGAGCCGCAGACGGACAAGGTCCACGAGATCCCGCTGCTCATGAGCCCGCCGTGGATCAACAAGTACTACATCATGGACCTCGCGCCCCAGAAGTCGCTGGTGGAGTGGGCGGTGCAGCACGGCCACACCGTCTTCATGATCAGTTACCGCAACCCGGACTCGTCGCTGGCCGACGTGACGATGAGCGACTACCTGCAGGAGGGCCCGGTCACGGCCCTGGAGGTCGTCCGCGAGATCACCGGCCGGGACACGGTCAACGTCGCCGGGCTCTGCCTGGGCGGCGCGTTGTCCGCCGCGATGACGGCGTGGCTGGAGGCCAAGGGCGACCAGCACGTCAACTCGCTGACCCTGATGAACACGCTGCTCGACTACTCCGGCCCGGGCCAGCTGGGCGTGTTCACCGACGAGAAGACGGTCGACCGGCTCGAGCGGAGCATGCGTAAGGACGGGTACCTGCCCGCCACCAGCATGAAGACGACCTTCGACCTGCTGCGGGCCACCGACCTGGTCTGGAACTACGTCGTCAACGACTGGATGCTCGGCGAGGACCCGAAGCCGTTCGACATGCTGACCTGGAACTCCGACTCCACCCGCATGCCCGCCGCGATGCAGACCGAGTACCTGCGCACGCTGTACCTGGAGAACCGCTTCGCCGAGGGCAAGCTGGAGCTCGCGGGGGAGCGGCTCGACGTGGCCGACATCCGGCCCGACAGCTACATCGTCACCGCCGAGTCCGACCACATCGCGCCCTGGAAGTCGGTCTACACCGGGGCGTCGAAGCTCGGCGGCACGGTGCGGTTCGTGCTGTCCAACTCCGGGCACATCGCCGGCGTGGTCAACCCGCCGTCGCCGAAGTCGCGGCACTGGTTCGGCGAGAGCGACGACCTCCCGGCCCGCGCCGAGGACTGGCGCGACGACGCCACCGAGCGCAAGGCCTCCTGGTGGGAGGACTGGACGCCGTGGATCGCCGAGCGCGCGGGCAAGGAGGTCGCGGCGCCCAAGAAGATCGGGTCGGACGCGCACCCGCCGCTGGAGCCCGCTCCCGGCCGTTACGTGCTGCGCGGCTGA
- a CDS encoding helix-turn-helix domain-containing protein, with amino-acid sequence MSRAGEAPTHGGRRPRSAGETAADELRENGRRAAEDAWSAQVNALGGFIRAQRQMAKLSLREMAAMTKVSNAYLSQVERGLHQPSLKVLRSIADALHLNTDQMLSRAGWSVGDPDVAGDAAPAEQAAPVAESPPGVEAAIEADARLSDEQKAALLGVYRSFVQRD; translated from the coding sequence GTGAGCCGCGCGGGGGAGGCCCCCACGCACGGCGGGCGCCGGCCGCGGAGCGCCGGGGAGACCGCCGCCGACGAGCTGCGCGAGAACGGCCGCCGGGCCGCCGAGGACGCGTGGAGTGCACAGGTGAACGCCCTGGGCGGGTTCATCCGGGCGCAGCGCCAGATGGCCAAGCTCTCGCTGCGCGAGATGGCGGCGATGACCAAGGTGTCCAACGCCTACCTCAGCCAGGTCGAGCGGGGGCTGCACCAGCCGTCGCTGAAGGTGCTGCGCTCGATCGCCGACGCGCTGCACCTCAACACCGACCAGATGCTCAGCCGGGCCGGCTGGTCGGTCGGCGACCCGGACGTCGCGGGCGACGCCGCCCCGGCCGAGCAGGCCGCCCCCGTGGCCGAGTCGCCGCCGGGTGTCGAGGCCGCGATCGAGGCCGACGCACGGCTGTCCGACGAGCAGAAGGCGGCCCTGCTGGGGGTGTACCGGAGCTTCGTGCAGCGGGACTGA